The Vairimorpha necatrix chromosome 1, complete sequence genome contains a region encoding:
- a CDS encoding integrator complex subunit 13 (INTS13), which produces MILQIAYSQSFDIENIKSFFKLFSSPEDKILFKETHIEVSNVKKTKIEKDLETIITKINTKESIEVYTIVVNSSIIFSFFSKDEVNSQDEIPSLLCRHIAYHFGFSECRCGGFTVKNKENNKIQVEETIYIKNDVNFIIPSSLTFVKSDKRTREDSVNFNFKNEFKTTSSILYSILSCKEVHFKSNDVSFWLKRNETSYVIYCDKKNENMFTRICADKETELSNFLVQNTNSMAKKLTKFYTKKDLSFLSTFMSKKKTFEKECDFLWSFLCVVPKFDDNRDAITEKLTEIFRKIKQEKHVRRKGEYLELKEERFVDSLKFNSLKRFYYLP; this is translated from the coding sequence atgattttacaaattgCCTATTCACAGTCTTTTGACATTGAAAacataaaatctttttttaaacttttttcgTCTCCcgaagataaaattttattcaaGGAAACGCACATTGAAGTTTCAAACGTAAAAAAGactaaaatagaaaaagatTTAGAAACTATAATTACTAAAATCAATACTAAGGAATCTATAGAAGTTTACACTATCGTAGTGAATtcttctataattttttcatttttttctaaagaTGAAGTGAATTCGCAGGACGAGATTCCTTCTCTTCTTTGTAGACACATTGCTTACCATTTTGGGTTCAGCGAATGTCGATGCGGTGGATTTacagtaaaaaataaagaaaataataaaatccaAGTAGAAGAAACaatttacattaaaaatgatgttaattttattattccgTCGTCTTTGACATTTGTCAAGTCTGATAAAAGGACAAGAGAAGATTctgtaaattttaattttaaaaatgagtTTAAGACGACTTCGTCTATTTTGTATTCAATTTTGTCTTGTAAAGAAGTGCATTTCAAATCAAATGACGTTTCTTTTTGGCTCAAAAGAAATGAAACATCTTATGTAATTTATTGTGATAAAAAGAACGAGAACATGTTCACGAGGATATGTGCGGACAAAGAGACagaattatcaaatttccTGGTTCAGAATACAAATTCGATGGCTAAAAAATTGactaaattttatacaaaaaaagactTGAGTTTTTTAAGCACTTTTATGAGTAAAAAGAAGACGTTTGAAAAAGAGTGCGATTTTTTGTGGTCTTTTTTATGCGTCGTGCCAAAATTTGACGATAATCGCGACGCGATTACAGAAAAATTGACTGAGATTTTCAGGAAAATTAAGCAAGAAAAACACGTAAGAAGAAAAGGCGAATATTTAGAATTGAAAGAAGAAAGATTTGTAGATagtttaaaattcaattctttaaaaagattttattatctaCCATGA
- a CDS encoding exocyst complex component (SEC6), which produces MEKRVFDELSDKIKYPGDLQSKIESISANVKDLFFYNQNLLSNKMLTSHTLLRDIEKEIENIEITYKEFLSNKDRKLKILNDFLVLIKDYKTVKMVCQAHSNLLKVKMFTEKMATIYESVFDENLEIYHSKIFDLEDFMYELEYFNKDLARDDYIEVVKAISHIKKEILDFNCKILELGEDFIENWEILPKVCEIIKKEEKRDEITNLVKEGEHSSDLIPREMYKSYKKFLKRTNKNLQERLKNSIKSSIRNKFNKLEEESQFVKKLYFVIEDLRNIQEKIDLHFFNFDEFLKEYHLNLKRLLDSRSNDLDAGEILAVIEFVTDYYENVESTFKKIADSLGDKLLENEDELLERYSKTAEQKLKEWISNITKLEINKFYLRNEEISRDEEDKLISPGFVSLLQIINMQLEPISFNKRIFARITKTIIKNCNIFKDELINAMEKDFRPSVELKSKAGYKDFCIMFGNSGLKLTQYITTLPQCQSPEIRELGNTFMNILKASNLYLSRFILETCQPVTKDIFLTKWYEEEIVKILILTIKDFLKDYELTMSEYSFMTFIHELTNSISLIYMKQLGNKKAKIYDQCSSRLKSDYIKIKRTLDEFGEKDDVMSGLSPLLKIIPLIDCKSVELFVEEVKSLQFVFPDINRKFIKTIITKRRDLTEEEKKIFVNHLKECFGEILPTEKTIFSKMFGI; this is translated from the coding sequence ATGGAAAAAAGGGTATTTGACGAATTATCagacaaaattaaatatccTGGCGATTTGCAAAGTAAAATAGAATCCATCTCGGCAAATGTTAAGgatctctttttttataatcaaaatttattatcaaataaaatgttaacTTCTCATACGCTTCTTAGAGatatagaaaaagaaatcgaaaatattgaaattaCTTATAaggaatttttatcaaataaagACAGAAAACTGAAGATATTAAATGATTTTCTTGTACTTATAAAAGATTACAAAACTGTAAAAATGGTTTGTCAAGCAcattcaaatttattaaaagtgAAAATGTTCACTGAAAAAATGGCCACGATTTACGAGTCAGTATTTGAcgaaaatttagaaatttatcattctaaaatatttgatctAGAAGATTTTATGTACGaattagaatattttaataaggACTTAGCTCGGGATGATTATATAGAAGTAGTAAAAGCTATTagtcatataaaaaaagaaatattggATTTTAACTGTAAAATCTTGGAATTGGGCGaagattttattgaaaattgGGAAATATTACCAAAAGTTTgcgaaataataaaaaaagaagaaaagcGCGACGAGATCACCAATTTGGTCAAAGAAGGCGAGCACAGCTCAGATTTAATCCCTAGAGAAATGTAcaaatcatataaaaaatttttaaaaagaacaaataaaaatttacaagaaagattaaaaaacagtataaaatcaagtataagaaataaatttaataaattagaagAAGAAAGTCAATTTGTAAAGAAgttatattttgttatagaagatttaagaaatattcaagaaaaaatcgatcttcattttttcaattttgacgaatttcttaaagaatatcatttaaatttaaaaagattattGGATTCTCGATCAAATGATCTTGACGCCGGCGAAATTTTGGCCGTGATTGAGTTTGTCACAGATTATTACGAGAATGTCGAATcgacatttaaaaaaatcgcAGATTCTTTAGGAGACAAATTATTGGAAAATGAAGATGAATTATTAGAAAGATATTCGAAGACAGCAGagcaaaaattaaaagaatggatttctaatattacaaaattagaaattaataagttttatcttagaaatgaagaaatttcTAGAGATGAAGaagataaattaatttctcCTGGTTTTGTTAGtcttttacaaataattaatatgcAATTAGAGcctatttcttttaataagcGAATATTTGCGCGAATAACCAAGacgataataaaaaattgtaacatttttaaagatgAATTAATAAATGCCATGGAGAAAGATTTTAGACCTTCCGTAGAGTTAAAAAGTAAGGCAGGGTATAAAGATTTCTGCATTATGTTCGGGAACAGTGGCTTAAAATTGACACAATACATTACGACTTTACCACAGTGTCAATCTCCTGAAATCAGGGAATTAGGAAATACttttatgaatattttaaaagcttcaaatttatatttgtcgagatttattttagaaacTTGCCAGCCTGTGACGaaagatatttttcttaCAAAATGGTACGAAGAAGAAAtcgtcaaaattttaattttgacgATTAAAGATTTCTTAAAAGATTACGAGTTGACAATGAGTGAATATTCATTTATGACTTTTATACATGAACTTACTAATTCTATAAGCTTGATTTATATGAAACAACTTGGAAATAAAAAGGCCAAGATTTATGACCAGTGTAGCTCGAGACTTAAAAGCGactatattaaaattaaaaggaCACTAGATGAATTTGGAGAGAAAGATGATGTAATGAGTGGACTTAGTCCACTCCTGAAAATTATACCTTTGATTGATTGTAAAAGTGTAGAATTGTTTGTTGAAGAAGTCAAGTCTCTTCAGTTTGTCTTTCCTGATATTAAtaggaaatttataaagacgATAATAACGAAAAGACGAGATTTAacagaagaagaaaagaaaatatttgtaaatcaTCTTAAAGAATGTTTTGGGGAAATTTTACCCACAGAGAAGACGATATTTAGTAAAATGTTTggaatttaa
- a CDS encoding ubiquitin, whose product MKINVKTLSGEDLEIDIDLGATVLDLKKCIELKAGISVEQQRLVYNGKLIESNGDLLKDQNLQNRSVVHMVIAYRGG is encoded by the coding sequence ATGAAAATAAACGTAAAAACATTGTCAGGGGAAGATTTAGAAATTGACATAGATTTGGGGGCGACTGTGCTAGATTTGAAGAAATGTATAGAATTAAAAGCAGGGATTTCTGTGGAACAACAAAGACTAGTTTATAATGGGAAATTGATAGAATCAAATGGAGACTTATTGAAAGATCagaatttacaaaataggAGTGTAGTTCATATGGTGATAGCCTACAGAGGAggataa
- a CDS encoding mediator of RNA polymerase II transcription subunit 31 (MED31) has product MPDKTFEKELEFVQLLCNPDYLKWLYEQGYFEDQSFINLLNHLVYWKQDNYKRYLTYPYCLEILGILLKDDVVQILEDESFYAKIAQDQLLSWKSRKNE; this is encoded by the coding sequence aTGCCCGATAAAACTTTTGAAAAAGAATTGGAATTTGTTCAATTACTTTGCAATCCTGATTACCTAAAGTGGTTATATGAACAAGGCTATTTTGAAGACCaatcatttataaatttattaaatcatcTTGTTTACTGGAAACAAgacaattataaaagatatcTTACTTATCCATACTGCCTAGAAATTCTCGGCATTTTGCTCAAAGATGACGTAGTCCAGATATTAGAGGACGAGTCTTTTTATGCTAAAATTGCCCAAGATCAACTTTTATCATGGAAAAgtagaaaaaatgaataa
- a CDS encoding phenylalanine-tRNA ligase alpha subunit (FARSA): MSLMEKILDSLKTHESITSVDLKVSAQEIFPVILSLTSKEIVSFTSDEELTYNLTDEGENILKNGSYEFVLYNLITEEGMDLDTLEKHKLGKVNAFKNKWIKKEGDRVYRNIDNITDTIRNMCQDIKNKIFNKDSIDILKKRKLIAQSKNVIYTIFKGPNFGINTDYITDLTAKMIISGEYKNMNFKPYNFNTKGIVPSQGGLHPLMKVREEIRKIFLEMGFFEMETNRFVESSFWNFDSLFQPQNHPSRDLQDTFFMKAPSKTQEIPKNYLEKIKKIHSLGDFESDGHFADWDIKEAEKNILRSHTTACSAKKMYELAQGEFKPTKMFSIDRVFRNEALDATHLAEFNQVEGLIVAKGLTLGNLMGYLKSFFEKLGITDIKYKPAFNPYTEPSMEVFGYHKGLGKWIEVGNSGMFRPEVLRPMGFDEDVRAIGFGLSLERPTMIKYGITNIRDLVGPKVDIDFIKKSEICYFK; encoded by the coding sequence ATGTCTCTGATGGAAAAAATCTTAGACTCGTTAAAAACTCATGAATCAATAACTTCAGTGGATCTAAAAGTATCTGCTCAAGAAATATTTCCCGTTATTCTCAGTCTTACGAGTAAAGaaattgtttcttttaCTTCCGACGAAGAATTAACTTATAATCTCACAGATGAAGGggaaaacattttaaagaatGGCAGTTAcgaatttgttttatacaATCTCATCACCGAAGAAGGTATGGATTTAGACACATTAGAAAAACACAAACTTGGTAAAGTAAatgcttttaaaaataaatggaTCAAGAAAGAAGGAGACAGAgtttatagaaatattgATAATATAACAGACACAATAAGAAATATGTGCCAAGatataaagaataaaatattcaataaaGATAGcattgatattttaaaaaagaggaAGTTAATAGCCCAATCtaaaaatgttatttatacaattttCAAAGGACCAAATTTCGGAATTAATACTGACTATATAACGGATTTAACGGCAAAAATGATAATTAGCggagaatataaaaatatgaattttaagccatacaattttaatacaaaagGCATTGTACCGTCACAGGGCGGTTTACATCCTCTGATGAAAGTTAGAGaagaaattagaaaaatttttctagaaatGGGTTTTTTTGAAATGGAAACTAATAGATTCGTAGAATCATCATTTTGGAATTTTGATAGTCTTTTTCAGCCTCAAAATCATCCATCAAGAGATCTACAAGACACTTTCTTTATGAAAGCGCCTTCGAAGACTCAAGAGATaccaaaaaattatttggaaaaaataaaaaaaattcattcaCTTGGGGATTTTGAATCTGATGGCCATTTTGCAGATTGGGACATTAAAGAAgctgaaaaaaatattttaagatcTCATACTACAGCATGTAGTGCTAAAAAGATGTATGAACTTGCTCAAGGCGAGTTTAAGCCCACAAAGATGTTTTCTATAGACAGAGTTTTTAGAAATGAAGCATTAGATGCGACACATTTAGCAGAGTTTAATCAAGTAGAAGGATTGATAGTGGCGAAAGGCCTGACACTTGGAAATCTCATGGGATATTTGAAAAGTTTTTTTGAGAAATTAGGTATAacagatataaaatataagcCGGCATTTAATCCATACACAGAACCAAGTATGGAAGTATTTGGGTATCATAAAGGACTAGGGAAATGGATTGAAGTAGGAAATTCTGGAATGTTTAGGCCAGAAGTTTTGAGGCCTATGGGATTTGATGAAGATGTCAGGGCGATTGGATTTGGTTTGTCGTTAGAAAGGCCGACTATGATAAAATACGGAATTACAAATATACGGGATTTAGTCGGGCCTAAGGTCGAcattgattttataaagaaaagtgaaatttgttattttaaataa
- a CDS encoding testis expressed 261 (TEX261), which produces MLIPFLKSLFIFFGSIATLILIGLGIIKSIEYIEDQAYSAKKKIKNIIYGCVIAHLYFLIRGKSILHTAFSLSIQYSFFCLLQVYPIIKLDNPYFIYGTLASLVNHFLVIRFLFYRSLFTVEILSIFLLIWITPFCFFISLSANDEVIIVKGKTTVNTMIGNYIKKIINRKE; this is translated from the coding sequence ATGCTCATTCCATTTCTTAAaagtttgtttattttctttggCTCAATTGCTACTTTAATTCTAATTGGCCTCGGAATTATCAAATCAATTGAATACATAGAAGACCAAGCTTACAGTGCtaaaaagaagattaagaatattatttatggTTGTGTAATAGCACATTTGTATTTTCTAATTAGAGGTAAGTCCATTTTACACACAGCCTTCAGTTTGTCAATtcaatattcatttttttgccTTTTACAAGTTTACCCGATTATCAAGCTAGACAATccttattttatttatgggACTTTGGCTTCTCTAGTAAATCACTTTTTAGTGATCAggtttcttttttatagaagCTTGTTTACAGTAGAAATTCTTAGTATTTTCTTGTTAATTTGGATTACGCCTTTCTGCTTTTTCATAAGTCTGAGTGCGAATGATGAGGTGATAATTGTAAAAGGCAAGACAACTGTAAATACGATGATAGGgaattatataaagaagattataaatagaaaagaataa
- a CDS encoding Rab GDP-dissociation inhibitor, translating into MTDTFFEIGFEGTSNKDCMTINKLKTDSILVFDNQNHYGTTLKSLEDLRFNKFIKNIKIFKNKSRILFETDPQFYRSNDEIINLINTRDCSSFVDFVPINRHYLILENGNYYKIPYTITDLVDTKFFTFKDRHLVNRFVKSEINIEELKIKLSDKCKQILLNGILGYYQDVEDKLKDYIENFEYYPFIYPKHGMKDISELLSRINAINGISYLLDSKIKVYEFKKMNFGQKDTKIIKKEIEKPPKKIKEKCSGNSTSACICEDEVDLFEKYNTNNDNDSDEIFEIEEVSSGQLYTNERQCCLDKMNSSSLILCSGNAAEEDDFGPLMDILNAPASCPDPLFFQGEDFKIQIEDITLRNQIFDYRNEPNEKVKKLFTEMKFDFQTTNHYINQGYKYFIKSEHGNIFMKKIYKKEMTGTKKYIRIINLSYKLLKDRFFAWFYNGYEFLQVLVIDSNSKCCAKGTYIIYLIKEDKPVTNRDIEILNIHDCDIITDFAYQIYDYTHVEYS; encoded by the coding sequence ATGACTGACACATTTTTCGAAATTGGTTTCGAAGGAACATCAAACAAAGACTGTATGACCATCAACAAGTTAAAAACAGATAGCATTTTAGTCTTCGACAATCAAAACCATTATGGTACAACTCTGAAATCTTTAGAAGATTTAAGatttaacaaatttatcaaaaatatcaaaatttttaaaaataaatctcgaattttatttgagaCTGATCCACAATTTTACAGATCAAATgatgaaattataaatttgataaatacAAGAGACTGTTCTAGTTTTGTGGATTTTGTTCCTATAAATAGacattatttaattttagaaaatggaaattattataaaattccGTATACAATCACAGATCTAGTCGATACAAAGTTCTTTACTTTTAAAGATCGACATTTAGTAAACAGATTTGTCAAGTcagaaattaatattgaagaattaaaaattaagcTTAGTGACAAGtgtaaacaaatattattaaatggAATATTGGGATATTATCAAGATGTAGAAGACAAATTGAAGgattatattgaaaattttgaatattatcCTTTTATTTATCCAAAACATGGTATGAAAGATATTTCAGAATTATTGTCAAGGATTAATGCGATAAATGGgatttcttatttattgGACAGTAAAATCAAAGTGTACGAatttaagaaaatgaattttGGACAAAAAGACacgaaaattataaaaaaagaaatcgAGAAACctcctaaaaaaataaaagaaaaatgttCGGGAAATTCGACCAGTGCGTGTATTTGTGAAGATGAAGTCGATTTATTTGAGAAATATAATACGAATAATGACAATGATTCTGATGAAATATTTGAGATAGAAGAAGTGTCTTCTGGCCAATTATACACGAATGAGAGGCAATGTTGCCTAGATAAAATGAACAGTTCGTCATTAATTTTGTGCTCGGGAAATGCGGCAGAAGAAGACGACTTCGGCCCCCTGATGGACATTTTAAATGCCCCGGCCTCGTGTCCCGACCCTTTGTTTTTCCAGGGCGAAGATTTTAAGATTCAAATTGAAGACATAACTTTAAGGaatcaaatttttgacTACAGAAATGAGCCAAATGAAAAAGTcaagaaattatttacaGAGATGAAGTTTGATTTTCAGACTACAAATCATTACATAAATCAAggctataaatattttataaaatctgAACAtggaaatattttcatgaagaaaatttacaaGAAAGAAATGACAGGTACAAAGAAATATATcagaattataaatttatcttataaattattgaaaGATAGATTTTTCGCTTGGTTTTACAATGGAtatgaatttttacaaGTTTTAGTAATTGATTCTAATTCTAAATGTTGTGCTAAAGGGacttatataatttatcttataaaagaagacaAGCCTGTGACTAATCGAGATATtgaaattttgaatattcaTGATTGTGACATTATTACAGATTTTGcatatcaaatttatgattACACACATGTAGAATATTCTTAA